The Pollutimonas sp. M17 sequence ATGCAGAAGGCCGCGTCGAAGCCCAGTCCGCGGGCGCGCTTGATCTTGCGCCGAAACTCGTCCGGATCATTGAAGTCCGCCACCGAGCCCACGAAGCCTATGGGCACGATGCCCGCGCGCCGGCACGATGCCACCGCCATGGCGTTGGGAATGTACAGCGCATCGTCGGTGACGGCCATGCGCATGTTGGCCGCAAGGTCTTCGGCGCCAACGATCAAGCCGCAGACGCGTGGGCTGGCCGCGGCGATTTCCGCCATGTTTTCCAGCCCCTGCGCGTCTTCCACCATGGCGATCAGCCTGGTATGGCCGGCGGAAAGATCCTTCTCCATCTCCAACTCATCCAGGATCTCGCCGATGAAGCGTATGTAGGACGCATCGGGCACCTTGGGCAAGGTCAACGCCGCGACGTCCGCACCGACCGATTGCTCGATATCCGGCAGTGCCATGCGCCAGGGCCGGTTGATGCGTACCGTCACGTCATAGCCGGCGGCGGCGAATCTGCGGGAAATTTCCTGTACGCGGCTGCGGGCGAGTTCCTTGTCGTCGGGTGCGACGCTGTCCTCCAGGTCGATCTGCAGCA is a genomic window containing:
- a CDS encoding HpcH/HpaI aldolase/citrate lyase family protein, with product MPDIHLWRSILFVPATSDRFIESALHRPADVLQIDLEDSVAPDDKELARSRVQEISRRFAAAGYDVTVRINRPWRMALPDIEQSVGADVAALTLPKVPDASYIRFIGEILDELEMEKDLSAGHTRLIAMVEDAQGLENMAEIAAASPRVCGLIVGAEDLAANMRMAVTDDALYIPNAMAVASCRRAGIVPIGFVGSVADFNDPDEFRRKIKRARGLGFDAAFCIHPRQVEIVNEEFSPQSSDVDVAKALIKEFELQKAQGKAACTFNGRMVDLPVVLQARQLVERDEAFRQRKIQL